In one Dama dama isolate Ldn47 chromosome 5, ASM3311817v1, whole genome shotgun sequence genomic region, the following are encoded:
- the MRM3 gene encoding rRNA methyltransferase 3, mitochondrial isoform X2 — MTYPETQLRHTLPISLICDNLRDPGNLGTILRSAAGAGCSKVLLTKGCVDAWEPKVLRAGMGAHFQVPIINNLDWEAVPDHLPADARVYVADNCGLHMQAQAQGSNKASDYGWVRDQRPQKFHEHEDEEDDLESGESQDWLPKLEVQSYDSDWTEAPAAVVIGGETHGVSLESLQLAESTGGGRLLIPVVPGVDSLNSAMAASILLFEGKRQLQERVEHLSRDRH; from the exons ATGACATACCCCGAGACTCAGCTTCGCCACACACTGCCCATATCGTTGATCTGTGACAATCTCCGTGACCCTGGGAACCTAGGGACAATTCTGCGATCTGCTGCTGGGGCAGGCTGCAGCAAAGTGTTACTCACCAAAG GCTGTGTGGACGCCTGGGAGCCCAAAGTGCTACGGGCAGGTATGGGCGCACACTTCCAGGTGCCCATTATCAACAACCTGGACTGGGAGGCAGTGCCCGACCACCTGCCTGCTGACGCCCGCGTCTACGTGGCCGACAACTGTGGCCTTCACatgcaggcccaggcccaggggtCTAACAAGGCCAGTGACTACGGCTGGGTACGTGACCAACGCCCACAGAAGTTTCATGAGCATGAGGACGAGGAGGATGATCTAGAGAGTGGAGAGAGTCAAGACTGGCTCCCTAAACTCGAGGTCCAGAGTTACGACTCAGACTGGACAGAGGCACCGGCGGCCGTGGTGATAGGTGGGGAGACCCACGGCGTGAGCCTGGAGTCCCTGCAGTTGGCCGAGAGCACAGGAGGTGGGAGGCTGCTGATCCCCGTCGTGCCCGGCGTGGACAGCCTGAATTCAGCCATGGCCGCGAGCATCCTGCTCTTTGAAGGCAAAAGACAGCTGCAGGAGAGGGTGGAACACTTGAGCAGGGACAGGCATTAA
- the GLOD4 gene encoding glyoxalase domain-containing protein 4: MANRRALHFVFKVGNRFETACFYRDVLGMKILRHEEFEDGCKAACNGPYDGKWSKTMVGYGPEGDHFVTELTYNYGIGSYQLGNDFLGITVASSQAISNARKLKWPLNEMGDGVFETKAPGGYKFYLQNCSPPQSDPVLKVTLAVSDLEKSLNYWSNLLGMKIYEKDEKEQRALLGYADNQCKLELQAIPGKVDHATGFGRIAFSCPQEELSDLEDLMKRENQKILTPLVSLDTPGKATVQVIILADPDGHEICFVGDEAFRELSKVDPEGNKLLDDAIAGDKSDEWFAAQKKPKATG, encoded by the exons ATGGCGAATCGCAGAGCTTTGCACTTCGTGTTCAAAGTGGGAAACCGCTTCGAGACGGCGTGTTTCTATCGCGATGTCCTGGGGATGAAG ATTCTTCGGCATGAGGAATTTGAGGACGGCTGCAAAGCTGCCTGTAATGG gCCTTACGATGGGAAGTGGAGTAAAACAATGGTGGGGTATGGACCTGAGGGTGATCACTTTGTCACAGAACTGACTTACAATTATGGCATTGGCAGCTACCAGCTTGGCAATGACTTCCTG GGTATCACGGTGGCTTCCAGCCAAGCTATCAGCAACGCTAGGAAGCTGAAGTGGCCGCTCAATGAAATGGGAGACGGTGTGTTTGAAACCAAAGCCCCCGGAGGATATAAGTTCTATTTGCAGAACTGCAGTCCACCTCAGTCAG ATCCTGTATTAAAAGTAACTCTAGCAGTGTCCGATCTTGAGAAATCTTTGAACTACTGGTCTAACCTACTGGgaatgaaaatttatgaaaaagacGAGAAGGAGCAGAGGGCTTTGCTGGGCTATGCTGATAACCAG TGTAAGCTGGAGCTGCAGGCCATCCCAGGGAAAGTTGATCATGCAACAGGTTTTGGACGCATTGCCTTTTCTTGCCCTCAGGAAGAG TTGTCAGACTTAGAAGACTTGATGAAAAGGGAAAACCAGAAGATTCTGACTCCCCTGGTGAGTCTGGACACTCCAGGGAAGGCGACCGTGCAAGTGATCATTTTGGCCGACCCC GACGGACATGAAATTTGCTTTGTGGGGGATGAAGCATTTCGAGAACTCTCAAAGGTGGATCCAGAGGGAAACAAATTATTGGATGAC
- the MRM3 gene encoding rRNA methyltransferase 3, mitochondrial isoform X1, whose amino-acid sequence MAALVKRVGWATRPLLPVVQAWDLDARRWVRALRRSPVKVLFPSGEVVGRKLDPGKQPRKAAAEASPREQRQKQQIQGPASQTLSTWEESGLRYDKAFPGDKRLSSVMTIVKSRPFREKQGKILLEGRRLIADALKAGAVPKVFFFSRLEYIKELPIEKLKGVSLIKVKFEDIKDWSDLVTPQGIMGIFAKPDHVKMTYPETQLRHTLPISLICDNLRDPGNLGTILRSAAGAGCSKVLLTKGCVDAWEPKVLRAGMGAHFQVPIINNLDWEAVPDHLPADARVYVADNCGLHMQAQAQGSNKASDYGWVRDQRPQKFHEHEDEEDDLESGESQDWLPKLEVQSYDSDWTEAPAAVVIGGETHGVSLESLQLAESTGGGRLLIPVVPGVDSLNSAMAASILLFEGKRQLQERVEHLSRDRH is encoded by the exons ATGGCGGCGCTGGTGAAACGCGTGGGATGGGCTACGCGACCGTTGCTGCCGGTGGTGCAGGCTTGGGACCTCGATGCGCGGCGCTGGGTCCGGGCACTGCGGCGGAGCCCCGTGAAAGTGCTGTTTCCATCTGGTGAGGTTGTGGGACGGAAGCTCGATCCCGGGAAACAGCCTCGGAAGGCGGCGGCAGAGGCCAGTCCCCGGGAACAGCGACAGAAGCAGCAGATTCAGGGGCCCGCATCTCAGACGCTCAGCACCTGGGAAGAGTCGGGGCTTCGCTATGATAAGGCTTTCCCTGGAGACAAAAGGCTGAG CAGTGTGATGACCATAGTTAAGTCCAGGCCATTTCGAGAAAAGCAGGGGAAGATCCTTCTGGAAGGTCGTAGGCTGATTGCAGACGCTCTCAAGGCTGGTGCTGTGCCGAAAGTTTTCTTCTTTAGCCGTCTGGAATACATAAAGGAGCTGCCCATTGAAAAGCTGAAAGGTGTTAGCCTCATTAAGGTGAAATTTGAGGATATCAAGGATTGGTCCGACCTGGTAACACCACAGGGAATAATGG GGATTTTTGCCAAACCTGACCATGTTAAGATGACATACCCCGAGACTCAGCTTCGCCACACACTGCCCATATCGTTGATCTGTGACAATCTCCGTGACCCTGGGAACCTAGGGACAATTCTGCGATCTGCTGCTGGGGCAGGCTGCAGCAAAGTGTTACTCACCAAAG GCTGTGTGGACGCCTGGGAGCCCAAAGTGCTACGGGCAGGTATGGGCGCACACTTCCAGGTGCCCATTATCAACAACCTGGACTGGGAGGCAGTGCCCGACCACCTGCCTGCTGACGCCCGCGTCTACGTGGCCGACAACTGTGGCCTTCACatgcaggcccaggcccaggggtCTAACAAGGCCAGTGACTACGGCTGGGTACGTGACCAACGCCCACAGAAGTTTCATGAGCATGAGGACGAGGAGGATGATCTAGAGAGTGGAGAGAGTCAAGACTGGCTCCCTAAACTCGAGGTCCAGAGTTACGACTCAGACTGGACAGAGGCACCGGCGGCCGTGGTGATAGGTGGGGAGACCCACGGCGTGAGCCTGGAGTCCCTGCAGTTGGCCGAGAGCACAGGAGGTGGGAGGCTGCTGATCCCCGTCGTGCCCGGCGTGGACAGCCTGAATTCAGCCATGGCCGCGAGCATCCTGCTCTTTGAAGGCAAAAGACAGCTGCAGGAGAGGGTGGAACACTTGAGCAGGGACAGGCATTAA